In Lonchura striata isolate bLonStr1 chromosome 2, bLonStr1.mat, whole genome shotgun sequence, a single genomic region encodes these proteins:
- the USF3 gene encoding basic helix-loop-helix domain-containing protein USF3 isoform X1, with translation MVPALGPPRSAPGPTALFSETMPEMTENETPTKKQHRKKNRETHNAVERHRKKKINAGINRIGELIPCSPALKQSKNMILDQAFKYITEMKRQNDELLLNGGNNEQAEEIKKLRKQLDELQKENGRYIELLKANDICLYDDPTIHWKGNLKNAKVSVVIPSDQVQKNIIVYSNGTQPNGNNQGASVQGITFNVGHNLQKQTANVVPVQRTCNLVTPVTIAGIYPTENKPWSQPTVSPLASAQTAPVGNVLELSTPENERGVPTTSPASSQSTPRPATEQELQCSSNNVPQNEQNPPKSKSDEEGTKSTKKTLPQGTSLPSSASVEVSQGQQVNATCSNTHNSRSDLQESCAVSTTDTTCVPPVRLSTEESCPSANVPKSIDVVSSAGTPVTSAAGVKAVTAISTLAASPLENCWSFSGSSGVGTSDLKNMSSLTRMPSAGNTQTTWTTLQLAGNTVQPLSQTPSGIMTALLNEPVNAAGTVSSAHSRPLTTSISLHASVPGDGQAAEQIVVTLPSCPPVPIQPLISQPQVKAQAAGSILPLNSAMQVIQMAQPVASAVTGAPANQNVIILQPPNPAPCPPIVRAEVPSQNVSQQIVIIQAANQNPLPLLSAQPSASVRLPVNGPTAVANSSGTMQNASLPQTFGGKHLVHILPRPSSLPSSSSTQTFSVTMSNQQHPQTISLNGQLFALQPVMSSSGASNQAPMQIIQPTTSEDPNTNVALNTFGALANLNQSISQMAGQSCLHLSLSHPTNPATVNNQIATVNCVSLPTSVASSVPAEVSVLTSASNSINASPQKAAAGLTSSAKSKRTNKKPSTKKHQTVNNKVSCPAVPCKDAGKVDCAPVETVAKSSSSKGQTENAPAASQAVTTPQAGSTAASSSVSISDSPSKETASSEQAVKAPSTPEPRVAEVPASSPLQSVVSEQLLLAAPPAKDAAPCQQAQASQSHPPTASVPSESPKPCEAPNTLTSSGKEAQVTHLQVANATSAAQSNTTGHTSKAGMILEPCNIAQDSSVVMQDADLLEGQGLTKMLSDLTKERTAVEKTSSFTVQGEHSNFPMENSKSAESNDLPEKQELLLMNTENDTLSQPHSCISDQEAVSASLITSRQADSPMSTSSGSSRGFSVASMLPDTSREDVTSSTSTSTCNSCTFSEQTDIVALAARAIFDQESLEKGGGGIQVNTRDVISKSEVAPLEREQQPFKPQSVKENNTGPLEAAPNKFSARETVQTNVDRQVEKPSCSVGGVETSNTPLQISTSQTPSITSLSVNNLIHQSRIVHPLVSCSSLSQSSEPASVPATVSLSLPSSTYINPSPGPALMSEYAQEQLNAIRASTMQAPQLQESHLKQQNHEGRKDSAKRAVQDDLLLSTAKRQKQCQTAPIRLEGMALMNRTPEGIADQTQMLVSQIPPNSSNSVAPVSNQGHTDGLNRLFPPNGNFVTPALRQTEVQCGSQPPLSEQPGQAGQHLQPIQHVPAQGISHLHSNHPYLKQQQAGQLRERHHLYQLQHHVTHGENSVHPQPHSVHQQRTIQQEVQMQKKRNLIQGTQATQLSLQQKHHGSDQTRQKGGQPHPHHQQMQQQMQQHFGASQPEKNCENPATSRNHHSHPQSHINQDIMHQQQQDVGSRQQGSTSEHVSGHNQMQRLMTSRGLEQQMVSQASIVSRPSDMTCTPHRQERNRVSSYSAEALIGKTPSNSEQRIGISLQGPRVSDQLEMRSYLDVSRSKGLAIHNMQGRLSVDHTVGSDVQRLSDCQTFKPSGPNQQPTGNFDVQASRNSEIGNSVSSLRGMQSQAFRIGQNAAPPIERQKRLPYQPVQGIPTGNTLPSRENENTCHQSFMQSLLAPHLGDQVSGSQRSITEHQRSTQCGASSTIEYNCPPARESVHMRRDGDGQSRESCDMSIGAINTRNSSLTIPFSSSSSSGDIQGRNTSPNISVQKSNPMRMTDSHGTKNHMNTPVSSNMHGVVRPTHPHPAVSHGNGEQGQPSVRQPNSSVTQRSRHPLQDNGGSKIRQPERNRSGNQRHGNVFDPSLPHLPLSTSGSMILGRQQSTIEKRGSIVRFMSDGPQVSNDNVAPDQHTLSQNFGFPFIPEGGMNPPINANASFIPPVTQPSATRTPALIPVDPQNTLPSFYPPYSPAHPTLSNDISIPYFPNQMFPNPSTEKPSSGGLNNRFGSILSPPRPVGFAQPSFPLLPDMPPMHMTNTSHLSNFNLTSLFPEIATALPPDGSAMSPLLSIANTSASDSSKQPSNRPAHNISHILGHDCSSAV, from the coding sequence CTGAAGAGATAAAAAAACTCCGGAAACAGTTGGACGaactgcaaaaggaaaatgggagATACATCGAGCTACTGAAAGCAAATGATATTTGCTTATATGATGACCCTACAATCCACTGGAAAGGAAACCTCAAAAACGCCAAGGTCTCAGTTGTTATTCCCAGTGATCAGGTTCAAAAGAACATAATTGTCTATTCAAATGGGACTCAGCCCAATGGAAACAACCAGGGAGCATCTGTGCAGGGAATAACGTTTAATGTTGGTCATAATTTACAAAAGCAAACAGCCAATGTTGTGCCAGTTCAGAGAACTTGCAACCTAGTGACTCCTGTGACGATTGCTGGTATTTACCCCACAGAAAATAAGCCATGGTCACAACCTACAGTTTCTCCACTGGCATCCGCTCAGACAGCTCCAGTAGGGAACGTTCTTGAGCTCTCCACCCCAGAGAACGAGCGAGGTGTGCCCACCACTTCTCCTGCCAGCTCACAGAGCACACCTCGACCTGCAACAGAACAGGAGCTACAGTGTTCTTCAAATAATGTACCACAGAATGagcaaaatccccccaaaagtAAAAGTGATGAGGAGGGTACTAAATCAACAAAGAAAACACTCCCACAGGGAACCAGCCTTCCCTCCAGTGCCTCTGTGGAAGTCTCCCAAGGTCAGCAGGTGAATGCAACTTGCTCAAATACACACAATTCCAGGAGTGACCTCCAGGAGAGCTGTGCTGTTTCAACCACGGACACAACTTGTGTGCCACCTGTGAGACTGTCTACTGAAGAGAGCTGCCCTTCTgcaaatgtccccaaaagtaTAGACGTGGTCAGCAGTGCTGGCACGCCTGTGACATCTGCAGCAGGAGTTAAGGCTGTGACAGCAATAAGCACTCTGGCTGCCAGTCCCCTGGAGAACTGCTGGTCTTTTTCAGGCTCATCAGGTGTTGGCACTTCAGACTTGAAAAACATGAGTAGCCTTACCCGGATGCCTTCAGCTGGTAACACGCAGACCACGTGGACGACTTTGCAGCTGGCAGGAAACACTGTTCAGCCACTGAGCCAGACACCATCCGGGATAATGACTGCCCTCCTCAACGAGCCAGTCAATGCTGCTGGGACTGTGTCTTCTGCCCACAGCAGGCCTTTGACTACAAGTATCAGTTTGCATGCTTCTGTGCCTGGGGATGGCCAGGCAGCGGAACAGATTGTAGTTACCTTGCCCTCCTGCCCACCCGTACCTATACAGCCTTTAATCAGCCAGCCACAGGTTAAAGCTCAGGCTGCAGGAAGCATCCTTCCATTAAACTCAGCTATGCAGGTGATTCAGATGGCTCAGCCCGTCGCCTCAGCTGTGACAGGAGCGCCAGCTAACCAGAATGTCATCATTCTCCAGCCTCCAAACCCTGCTCCGTGCCCGCCCATTGTGAGAGCGGAAGTTCCCAGCCAAAATGTTAGTCAGCAAATTGTAATTATACAAGCTGCAAATCAgaatcctcttccccttctctcTGCTCAGCCTTCTGCTTCTGTAAGACTTCCTGTGAATGGGCCAACTGCAGTCGCCAACTCCAGTGGCACCATGCAAAATGCCTCTCTTCCACAGACTTTTGGAGGGAAACACCTTGTCCATATATTACCAAGGCCATCTTCTTTGCCTTCTTCTAGCTCTACGCAGACATTTTCAGTGACCATGTCCAATCAACAGCACCCTCAGACTATCTCATTAAATGGGCAGCTTTTTGCATTGCAGCCTGTGATGTCTTCATCTGGAGCTTCAAACCAAGCCCCTATGCAAATTATTCAGCCCACCACCAGCGAAGATCCAAATACCAATGTTGCCCTCAATACGTTTGGTGCTTTAGCTAACCTCAATCAAAGCATATCGCAAATGGCTGGACAGAGCTGCTTGCACTTGTCTCTCAGCCACCCCACCAATCCTGCAACTGTCAATAACCAGATTGCCACAGTCAACTGTGTGTCCTTGCCAACTTCTGTGGCgtcttcagtgcctgcagaggTTTCAGTATTAACCAGTGCATCTAACTCCATAAACGCTTCCCCGCAAAAAGCGGCTGCTGGCTTGACATCCAGTGCAAAGTCAAAAAGGACAAACAAAAAGCCGAGCACAAAGAAACACCAAACAGTCAATAATAAAGTGTCCTGTCCAGCAGTTCCTTGCAAAGATGCAGGGAAGGTGGACTGTGCTCCTGTGGAAACGGTGGCAAAGTCCTCAAGTAGCAAAGGGCAGACAGAAAACGCCCCAGCAGCGTCCCAGGCTGTAACCACACCGCAGGCAGGCAGCACGGCTGCATCGAGCAGCGTCAGCATTTCTGACTCTCCTTCCAAAGAGACTGCGAGCTCTGAACAGGCAGTGAAAGCCCCCTCTACTCCAGAGCCGAGAGTGGCAGAGGTGCCTGCTTCCTCACCGCTGCAGTCTGTAGtgtcagagcagctgctgctcgcTGCGCCGCCGGCCAAGGATGCTGCTCCTTGCCAGCAGGCCCAGGCATCTCAGAGCCACCCACCAACTGCCTCTGTCCCGTCAGAGTCTCCCAAACCCTGCGAAGCCCCCAACACCTTAACATCCTCTGGTAAAGAAGCACAGGTTACACACTTGCAGGTTGCAAATGCGacttcagcagcacagagcaacACAACAGGTCATACTTCCAAGGCAGGAATGATTTTGGAGCCCTGCAACATTGCACAGGATTCCTCAGTGGTAATGCAAGATGCAGACTTGTTAGAAGGGCAGGGTCTAACCAAAATGCTGTCTGATCTCACAAAAGAAAGAACAGCTGTGGAAAAAACCTCTTCATTTACTGTTCAGGGAGAGCATTCTAATTTTCCTATGGAAAACTCTAAATCAGCAGAATCAAATGATTTGCCTGAGAAGCAGGAACTCTTGCTGATGAACACGGAAAATGACACTCTCTCCCAGCCTCACTCCTGCATCTCTGATCAGGAAGCAGTCAGTGCTTCCCTTATTACTAGCAGGCAGGCAGACTCCCCCATGTCaaccagctctggcagcagtcGAGGCTTCTCAGTTGCATCTATGTTGCCAGATACCAGCAGAGAAGATGTCACAAGCAGCACCTCTACCAGTACCTGTAACAGCTGCACATTTTCAGAACAGACTGACATTGTAGCTCTTGCAGCAAGAGCTATTTTTGACCAGGAAAGCCTTGAGAAAGGTGGAGGGGGAATACAGGTTAACACGAGGGATGTCATCTCTAAGTCTGAGGTTGCACCTTTGGAGAGAGAGCAACAGCCTTTTAAACCTCAGtcagtgaaagaaaacaatACAGGGCCACTGGAAGCGGCACCGAACAAATTCAGTGCTCGTGAAACTGTACAGACGAATGTTGACAGGCAGGTTGAGAAGCCAAGCTGCTCTGTAGGAGGTGTGGAAACATCAAACACTCCTTTGCAGATTTCCACTTCCCAGACACCCAGCATAACCAGTCTAAGTGTGAATAATCTGATACACCAGAGCCGCATTGTCCATCCCCTGGTGAGTTGTTCGAGTTTATCCCAGTCTTCAGAGCCTGCAAGCGTCCCTGCAACTGTGAGCCTCTCTCTTCCATCTAGCACATACATCAATCCGTCTCCGGGACCTGCTCTGATGAGCGAATATGCTCAGGAACAACTGAATGCTATCAGGGCAAGCACCATGCAggctccccagctgcaggaatcACACTTAAAGCAGCAAAACCATGAAGGTCGCAAAGACTCTGCCAAGAGGGCTGTTCAGGATGACCTTCTGCTTTCTACAGCCAAGAGGCAAAAGCAGTGCCAGACAGCACCCATAAGGCTTGAGGGCATGGCGCTGATGAACCGGACACCAGAGGGTATTGCTGATCAAACACAGATGCTGGTTAGTCAGATTCCTCCTAATTCATCCAATTCAGTGGCACCAGTGAGCAACCAAGGGCACACTGATGGCCTCAATAGGTTATTCCCACCCAACGGCAATTTTGTAACACCGGCTTTGAGACAAACTGAAGTCCAGTGTGGTTCTCAGCCACCGCTTTcagagcagccaggccaggcagggcagcactTGCAGCCAATTCAAcatgtccctgcccaaggcatctCTCACCTTCACAGTAATCACCCGTACttgaagcagcagcaggctgggcagTTAAGAGAGAGGCACCACTTGTACCAGCTGCAGCACCACGTCACTCACGGGGAAAACTCGGTCCACCCTCAACCTCACAGTGTCCACCAACAGCGAACAATACAGCAGGAGGTACAGATGCAAAAGAAACGGAATCTCATCCAGGGAACACAAGCCACGCAGCTTTCTCTACAGCAGAAACATCACGGAAGTGATCAAACACGGCAGAAAGGTGGTCAGCCCCATCCTCACCACCAACAAATGCAGCAGCAGATGCAACAGCACTTTGGAGCGTCCCAGCCTGAAAAGAACTGTGAAAATCCTGCAACAAGCAGAAACCACCATAGCCACCCTCAGAGCCATATCAATCAGGATATTATGCATCAACAGCAACAAGATGTTGGCAGCAGACAGCAAGGCTCCACTTCAGAACACGTGTCAGGGCACAATCAGATGCAAAGACTTATGACCTCAAGGGGCTTAGAGCAGCAAATGGTGTCCCAGGCCAGTATCGTTTCCAGACCATCAGATATGACATGCACCCCTCACAGGCAGGAAAGAAACAGAGTTTCCAGCTACTCTGCTGAGGCTCTCATTGGGAAGACGCCCTCTAATTCTGAGCAGAGAATAGGAATATCTCTTCAAGGTCCTAGGGTTTCTGACCAGCTTGAAATGAGAAGCTATCTTGATGTTTCTAGAAGTAAAGGGTTGGCGATTCATAACATGCAGGGCCGCTTGTCAGTCGACCACACAGTTGGCTCGGATGTGCAGCGTCTTTCTGATTGCCAAACATTTAAGCCCTCTGGACCCAATCAACAACCGACAGGCAATTTCGATGTGCAGGCTTCAAGAAACAGTGAAATTGGCAATTCTGTGTCCTCCCTCCGGGGCATGCAGTCACAAGCGTTCAGAATCGGTCAGAATGCTGCACCACCCATAGAGAGGCAGAAGAGACTGCCCTACCAGCCAGTACAGGGTATTCCAACAGGGAACACCCTGCCATCgagggaaaatgaaaacacatGCCACCAAAGTTTCATGCAGAGTTTGCTCGCCCCTCACCTTGGAGATCAAGTCAGTGGAAGCCAAAGATCGATCACAGAACATCAAAGGAGCACCCAGTGCGGAGCCTCCTCCACAATCGAGTACAACTGTCCCCCAGCACGGGAGAGCGTTCACATGCGAAGGGATGGTGATGGTCAGAGCAGGGAAAGCTGTGACATGTCCATTGGGGCAATTAACACAAGGAACAGTTCACTGACTATTCCTTTTTCAAGTTCTTCTTCCTCAGGAGACATTCAGGGTCGCAATACAAGCCCAAACATCTCTGTGCAGAAGTCCAACCCCATGAGGATGACGGACAGTCATGGAACTAAGAACCACATGAATACACCCGTGTCCAGTAATATGCACGGAGTTGTGAGGCCAACTCACCCTCACCCTGCAGTTTCTCATGGAAACGGTGAGCAAGGGCAGCCTTCTGTTCGTCAGCCAAATTCTTCAGTCACTCAGCGCTCGAGGCATCCTCTGCAAGACAATGGAGGCTCTAAAATACGTCAGCCCGAAAGGAATCGATCCGGCAATCAGAGACATGGAAATGTCTTTGACCCTAGTCTTCCCCATCTTCCTCTGTCCACCAGTGGCAGCATGATCCTTGGGCGCCAACAGTCCACGATAGAAAAAAGAGGAAGCATTGTCCGATTTATGTCTGATGGCCCTCAAGTGTCCAACGATAATGTGGCCCCTGACCAACATACGCTCTCCCAGAATTTTGGATTCCCTTTTATTCCAGAGGGTGGCATGAATCCACCAATAAATGCTAACGCTTCTTTCATCCCACCAGTCACTCAGCCTAGTGCCACTCGGACACCAGCTCTAATCCCAGTTGATCCTCAGAATACACTGCCGTCCTTCTATCCACCTTACTCTCCTGCCCACCCTACCCTCTCCAACGACATTTCTATCCCTTACTTTCCCAATCAAATGTTTCCGAACCCAAGCACGGAGAAGCCCAGCAGTGGAGGTTTAAACAATCGATTTGGATCCATTTTGTCCCCTCCCAGGCCTGTTGGTTTTGCTCAGCCaagttttcctttgcttccagATATGCCACCAATGCACATGACCAACACGTCGCACTTATCCAATTTTAACTTAACTTCTTTGTTTCCAGAAATAGCCACAGCTCTTCCTCCAGATGGTTCAGCGATGTCACCTTTGCTTTCCATTGCAAACACATCTGCTTCAGATTCTTCCAAGCAGCCCTCAAACCGCCCTGCCCACAATATAAGCCATATTTTAGGTCAtgactgcagctctgctgtatGA